A genomic stretch from Onychostoma macrolepis isolate SWU-2019 chromosome 02, ASM1243209v1, whole genome shotgun sequence includes:
- the LOC131552093 gene encoding peroxiredoxin-6-like, which yields MQHRHRETDRCCRMLLGDVFPNFEADSTFGKMKLHDFLGDSWGVLFSHPRDFTPVCTTELGRAAQLSPEFIKRNVKLMALSVDSLEEHHGWSKDIMAYNNAEPGSQFPFPIIADDRRELVERLGMLDPEEKDRSGMPLTARCVFVIGPDKKLKLSILYPATTGRNFDEILRVIDSLQLTAHNRVATPVDWRPGNSVMVPPSIPETEAAALFPAGVYTKDLPSGKKYLRYTPQPNTQQQ from the exons ATGcaacacagacacagagagacagacagatgctGCAGGATGCTGTTAGGAGACGTCTTTCCCAACTTCGAAGCCGATTCCACTTTTGGCAAAATGAAACTGCATGATTTTCTGGGAGATTC CTGGGGCGTCCTGTTCTCTCATCCTCGAGACTTCACTCCCGTCTGCACCACCGAACTCGGCAGAGCCGCTCAGCTCAGTCCTGAGTTCATCAAGCGTAACGTGAAGCTGATGGCGCTCTCCGTCGACAGCCTGGAGGAACATCACGGCTGGAGCAAG GACATCATGGCTTACAATAACGCAGAGCCTGGGAGCCAGTTTCCCTTCCCCATCATAGCGGATGACCGGCGGGAGCTGGTGGAGAGACTGGGCATGCTGGACCCGGAGGAGAAGGACCGCAGCGGGATGCCTCTCACCGCGAGATGT GTGTTTGTGATCGGCCCGGATAAGAAGTTAAAGCTCTCCATTCTCTATCCTGCAACAACAGGACGGAACTTTGATGAGATTCTGCGTGTCATTGACTCGTTACAGTTAACGGCGCACAACCGTGTGGCTACGCCTGTGGACTGGAGG CCTGGAAACAGTGTGATGGTGCCTCCCAGCATCCCTGAGACGGAGGCCGCGGCGCTCTTCCCCGCTGGAGTCTACACCAAAGACCTGCCGTCTGGGAAGAAATACCTGCGCTACACACCACAACCCAACACACAGCAGCAGTGA